A stretch of the Papaver somniferum cultivar HN1 chromosome 6, ASM357369v1, whole genome shotgun sequence genome encodes the following:
- the LOC113291527 gene encoding uncharacterized protein LOC113291527, with amino-acid sequence MIFDAEDIEEYMEDHNDPPVITLPVAGCNVKKILIDGGSSVNVLFYDTFKRMELNDEQLMSSYYTIFGFNGAPTKPLGDIVLEVRAGRLKIETRFSVVDAPSPYNAIIGRRWVHKLKGVEATYHQYLRFPTPEGVMKIKGDQVPENAKLYKTNSTMNKMSSGSLAGEKTMQQLRTRQSTYILKKFRERA; translated from the coding sequence ATGATATTCgacgctgaagatatcgaagaatacATGGAGGACCACAACGATCCTCCAGTTATCACTTTACCGGTAGCAGGATGTAACGTCAAGAAGATCTTGATTGACGGTGGGAGTTCAGTCAACGTTCTATTCTATGATACGTTTAAGCGAATGGAACTGAATGATGAGCAACTGATGTCTTCTTATTATACCATCTTTGGATTCAACGGCGCCCCAACGAAGCCCTTAGGAGACATCGTATTAGAAGTAAGGGCAGGACGATTGAAGATCGAAACCCGGTTCAGTGTGGTCGATGCTCCTTCTCcctacaacgccatcatcggacGGAGATGGGTACACAAACTCAAAGGAGTAGAAGCAACATATCACCAGTACCTTAGATTCCCAACGCCCGAAGGGGTAATGAAAATTAAGGGAGATCAGGTGCCCGAGAATGCCAAGCTCTACAAAACCAACTCAACAATGAACAAGATGAGCAGCGGAAGTCTCGCAGGAGAAAAAACAATGCAGCAGTTAAGGACAAGGCAATCGACCTATATCTTGAAGAAATTTCGGGAAAGAGCTTGA
- the LOC113291528 gene encoding uncharacterized protein LOC113291528: MLRDESVEAIKITRVYEPSIIPQQSFATHCEDDVGEDIVDDDVRKDIHDNFVEYDILSRANEDEDFSNEEDWRTEIHLFLEEGTLHADLKQARKIQSKAERYDLRDEILYKKSFLGPLFLYLSREEGHRILKDIHYGDACNHSGMRSLTDKAKMQGYYWPQVI, translated from the coding sequence ATGCTAAGGGATGAAAGCGTCGAGGCCATCAAGATAACAAGAGTATATGAGCCTTCGATCATTCCACAACAATCCTTCGCTACCCATTGTGAAGACGATGTAGGGGAGGATATCGTCGATGACGATGTAAGGAAGGATATCCACGATAATTTCGTCGAATACGATATCTTATCGAGAGCAAAtgaagacgaagacttcagcaacgaagaggACTGGAGAACCGAAATCCACTTGTTCCTTGAAGAAGGAACGCTGCATGCAGACCTGAAGCAAGCTCGAAAGATACAATCAAAGGCAGAAAGATACGATCTTCGTGACGAAATTCTTTATAAGAAGTCTTTCCTCGGTCCATTGTTTCTCTATTTATCCAGGGAAGAAGGCCATCGTATCCTGAAGGACATCCACTATGGGGACGCATGCAACCACAGTGGAATGAGATCACTAACCGACAAAGCTAAGATGCAAGGGTATTACTGGCCACAGGTGATATGA